The Budorcas taxicolor isolate Tak-1 chromosome 25, Takin1.1, whole genome shotgun sequence genome includes a region encoding these proteins:
- the RASSF7 gene encoding ras association domain-containing protein 7, which yields MLSGLAAMELKVWVDGIQRVVCGVSEQTTCQEVVIALAQAIGQTGRFVLVQRLREKERQLLPQECPVGAQATCGQFASDVQFVLRRTGPSLAGRPSSDSCPPPERCPIRASLPPKPRPALDREPCKPLTFSLGCSGQAPGPVPPEPLAPVVPVPGCCADLQGLEQRVRRNAAELGQEAFWEQELRREQAREREAQARLQALSAATAEHAARLQALDAQARALEAELHLAAEAPRPSSPTASVAERLRQDLATQERQSMEVQGSLALVGRALEAAEHALQAQAQELQELNRELRQCNLQQFIRQTGAAPPPPPPPRPLAGPPGTQDLLPPTREEPLTGGPRSLAVVSSLSPEIAPMRQSSLR from the exons ATGCTCTCAGGACTGGCGGCCATGGAGCTGAAGGTGTGGGTGGACGGCATCCAGCGTGTGGTTTGTGGGGTTTCAGAGCAGACCACCTGTCAAGAAGTGGTCATTGCACTAGCCCAAGCCATAG GCCAGACGGGCCGCTTTGTGCTCGTGCAGCGCCTCAGAGAGAAGGAGCGGCAGCTGCTACCCCAGGAATGTCCTGTGGGCGCCCAAGCGACCTGCGGACAGTTTGCCAGTGATGTCCAGTTTGTCCTGAGGCGGACAGGACCCAGCCTCGCTGGGAGGCCCTCCTCGGACAGCTGCCCTCCCCCTGAGCGCTGCCCTATCCGAGCCAGCCTTCCCCCAAAGCCTCGACCAGCACTGGACCGTGAGCCCTGCAAACCACTGACCTTCAGCCTGGGGTGCTCTGGGCAGGCCCCCGGCCCTGTGCCACCCGAGCCTCTGGCTCCCGTAGTGCCTGTGCCAGGCTGCTGTGCAGACCTGCAGGGTCTGGAGCAAAGGGTGCGCAGGAACGCAGCGGAGCTGGGCCAGGAGGCCTTCTGGGAGCAGGAGCTGCGGCGGGAGCAGGCCCGGGAGCGCGAGGCACAGGCCCGCCTGCAGGCGCTGAGCGCAGCTACAGCTGAGCACGCGGCTAGACTGCAGGCCCTGGACGCCCAGGCCCGTGCCCTGGAGGCCGAGTTACATCTGGCTGCAGAGGCCCCTAGGCCCTCCTCACCCACAGCGTCTGTGGCTGAACGCCTGCGCCAGGACCTGGCCACCCAGGAGCGGCAAAGCATGGAGGTGCAGGGCAGTCTCGCCCTGGTGGGCCGGGCTCTGGAGGCTGCCGAACACGCCCTGCAG gcccaggcccaggagctgcaggagctgaaCCGGGAGCTGCGTCAGTGCAACCTGCAGCAGTTCATCCGGCAGACGGGCgctgcgccgccgccgcccccgcccccacggcCGCTCGCGGGCCCCCCTGGCACTCAG GATCTTCTGCCTCCAACCAGAGAAGAGCCTCTCACGGGAGGCCCCCGGAGTCTGGCCGTTGTGTCCAGCCTGAGCCCGGAGA TTGCCCCCATGAGGCAGAGCTCCTTGAGGTAG
- the LMNTD2 gene encoding LOW QUALITY PROTEIN: lamin tail domain-containing protein 2 (The sequence of the model RefSeq protein was modified relative to this genomic sequence to represent the inferred CDS: deleted 1 base in 1 codon) has translation MARKSCQEAEDAEEVALPSLVDREPVSGHVGPPAGAAADPVAPTHPQNAKPSSTRMVSSISLQPALESLDPRALRLLWGQRELEIQALRWAVQNQHAARRRRILQEVAGLPAERSSRSQKFLQNQVQKLTLELKAQKEKAQLEKKRLEERLQQTGDALQQLEAELQAFQKSCLLQLARSSWVGRVLRSSTGSVEVVTAETLMDLSDFSENDQAPTAGEGFRLEDVDWNSIAHRYPNLFTNLESNSDQKHARTPQLPAASPPDQWSSELCCRHQEHNLKSVEWSSLPLAGTSSSGGADSESSNSQLVAHNRVPKVTGDRPLVPGRTAKHVEAQAQSLCRDGQATSEWAGAHHPSCPDLIPTAAPLPHGPSGHCEPGPASQEMSSVDPGPSKLGFPSQAVRLSVHLQNTHSDEQGENGQTPESGVDSHLWHSRRCPSPSPTGSCLKIMAVSRRQRFVRILNQSLEETVDLGGFVLQQLVLDFPVCLYRFPPSTLLAPRHHITVWGEGPCSTRRQQPSSLGQEPVHFYSSRSCVTLLLNPQGEVLSEHQSPHCVTPVSRIFADNTDLSIDCFPLSEARPGADLAEHQPQPRPLRKGRVREARAGRRRPGWGPRVPRCLLPPQGRTGKDPRLPAGTAPHLPRSHPSACSGLPSGLPPPQAASAPGPPLPAGRLSLTTPPYLARPRVQLPRLSTIKLLRQREAPVWPEDVAQTHPELLPAIPIPAEVGVGLQDCQGRKEHKIRAPPLPIQRPSGSAPRQVCRKRVDRGCPMVALSVQSTAESRYGFRFLSCPPITADTRWPL, from the exons ATGGCCCGCAAGTCTTGTCAGGAGGCTGAAGACGCTGAGGAGgtggctctcccatccctggtgGACCGAGAACCAGTGAGTGGCCACGTGGGGCCTCCAGCAGGCGCCGCTGCAGACCCGGTGGCTCCCACACACCCTCAGAACGCCAAGCCCAGCTCCACCAGGATGGTCTCCTCCATCAGCCTGCA GCCGGCCTTGGAGTCCCTGGACCCCCGCGCCCTGCGGCTGCTCTGGGGGCAGAGGGAGTTGGAGATCCAGGCCCTGCGGTGGGCCGTCCAGAATCAGCATGCAGCCCGGCGCCGCCGCATCCTGCAGGAGGTGGCTGGGCTTCCAGCCGAGAG GAGTTCAAGAAGTCAGAAGTTCCTGCAAAACCAGGTCCAAAAGCTGACTTTGGAGTTGAAAGCACAGAAGGAAAAGGCCCAGCTG GAGAAGAAGCGCCTGGAGGAGCGGCTGCAGCAGACCGGGGACGCGCTGCAGCAGCTGGAGGCTGAGCTGCAGGCCTTCCAGAAGTCCTGCCTCCTGCAGCTGGCCCGCTCCTCCTGGGTGGGCCGCGTGCTGCGGTCTTCCACGGGCAGCGTGGAG GTGGTGACCGCAGAGACCCTGATGGACCTCAGTGACTTCTCTGAGAACGATCAGGCCCCCACTGCTGGGGAG GGTTTCCGCCTGGAGGATGTGGACTGGAACAGCATTGCCCACCGGTACCCCAACCTCTTCACCAACCTCGAGTCCAACTCAGATCAAAA GCACGCCCGGACCCCGCAGCTCCCAGCAGCCTCACCGCCTGACCAGTGGAGCTCAGAGCTGTGCTGTAGGCACCAGGAGCACAATCTCAAGAGTGTCGAGTGGAGCTCCCTGCCCTTGGCGGGCACCAGCAGCTCCGGGGGTGCCGACTCTGAGTCCAGCAACAGCCAGCTGGTGGCGCATAATCGCGTGCCTAAAGTCACAGGGGACCGTCCCCTAGTGCCTGGCCGCACTGCCAAGCACGTGGAGGCGCAGGCACAGAGCCTCTGCAGGGATGGTCAGGCAACATCTGAAT GGGCCGGGGCCCACCACCCCTCCTGCCCGGACCTGATCCCTACCGCTGCTCCTCTCCCACATGGACCTTCGGGGCACTGCGAGCCGGGTCCAGCCTCACAGGAGATGTCCTCGGTGGACCCTGGACCCTCCAAACTGGGGTTCCCCTCCCAGGCAGTCCGCCTCTCCGTGCATCTCCAGAACACCCACTCAGATGAGCAGGGCGAGAATGGCCAGACGCCTGAGTCTGGGGTGGACTCCCATCTCTGGCATTCCAGGCGCTGTCCAAG ccccagccccacggGCTCCTGCCTGAAGATCATGGCGGTTAGCCGCCGCCAGAGGTTCGTGCGCATCCTCAACCAGTCGCTGGAGGAGACAGTGGACCTGGGCGGCTTCGTGCTGCAGCAGCTGGTGCTCGACTTCCCCGTGTGCCTGTACCGCTTCCCACCCAGCACCCTGCTGGCTCCGCGGCACCACATCACG GTGTGGGGTGAGGGGCCCTGCAGTACCAGGCGGCAGCAGCCCTCCTCCTTGGGCCAGGAGCCCGTCCACTTCTACTCCAGCCGAAGTTGCGTGACCCTCCTCCTGAACCCCCAAGGCGAG GTCCTCAGCGAGCACCAGTCCCCACACTGCGTGACCCCAGTGTCCAGGATCTTCGCAGACAACACCGACTTGTCCATCGACTGTTTCCCACTCTCAGAGGCCCGGCCTGGAGCTGACCTTGCGGAGCATCAGCCCCAGCCTCGACCCCTGCGCAAGGGTCGGGTGCGGGAGGCCCGGGCTGGGCGCCGGAGGCCGGGGTGGGGACCGCGGGTCCCTCGGTGCCTGCTTCCTCCCCAGGGCCGGACTGGCAAAGACCCCAGACTCCCTGCTGGgactgccccccacctccccaggtcCCACCCTTCCGCCTGTTCTGGACTCCCCTCAGGTCTTCCACCTCCCCAGGCCGCGTCTGCCCCGGGACCACCCCTTCCCGCTGGCAGGCTGTCTCTCACGACCCCTCCCTACCTCGCCAGGCCAAGGGTCCAATTGCCCCGCCTGAGTACCATCAAGCTCCTCCGCCAGCGGGAGGCGCCAGTATGGCCCGAGGACGTGGCCCAGACCCACCCAGAGCTCTTGCCCGCCATCCCCATCCCCG CAGAGGTCGGGGTGGGCCTCCAGGACTGCCAGGGTAGGAAGGAGCACAAAATCCGG GCCCCGCCCCTTCCCATCCAGCGGCCT TCGGGCTCCGCCCCCCGCCAGGTGTGCCGGAAGAGGGTGGACCGTGGCTGTCCCATGGTGGCGCTGTCGGTGCAGAGCACGGCTGAGAGCAGGTACGGCTTCCGCTTCCTCAGCTGCCCGCCCATCACCGCGGACACTCGCTGGCCGCTGTAG